Proteins encoded within one genomic window of Spirochaeta isovalerica:
- a CDS encoding TatD family hydrolase, which translates to MDSNIYPGSTDSHTHILEMKDKGLDVDQLLSDVFSNGMEYILDASVNEENFSERLEYKKRFPGIFISAGIHPNDIKDIELQTNSIREQIQTGHVSAIGETGLDFHWDTVSAERQKEMFRVHIQLSKEFDLPLIVHNRLADKEILEVLKSEKASNGVIHCFSSNFHFVKKFVDLGFYISFAGNVTYKKSEEIREAVRHVPLDRILVETDAPYLAPQKKRGRLNYPGYIGYTIDCIADIFNLGADETAQLTTQNFLNLFHSREAIDGK; encoded by the coding sequence ATGGACAGCAACATTTATCCCGGCAGCACAGACAGTCATACGCACATTCTTGAGATGAAAGATAAAGGATTGGATGTGGATCAACTTCTTTCCGATGTTTTTTCAAATGGCATGGAATATATTCTGGACGCTTCAGTTAATGAAGAAAACTTTTCTGAACGCCTTGAGTACAAGAAAAGATTCCCGGGAATATTCATATCTGCGGGAATACACCCTAATGACATCAAAGATATTGAGTTACAGACCAATTCGATAAGAGAGCAAATTCAAACCGGTCATGTATCAGCTATTGGAGAAACGGGACTGGACTTTCATTGGGATACTGTCTCCGCGGAAAGACAGAAAGAAATGTTCAGGGTTCATATTCAACTATCGAAAGAGTTTGATCTTCCATTAATAGTACATAACAGATTGGCGGATAAAGAAATTCTTGAAGTGCTGAAATCCGAAAAAGCGTCTAATGGAGTCATACATTGTTTCTCTTCCAATTTTCATTTTGTTAAGAAATTTGTTGATCTCGGTTTTTATATTTCTTTTGCGGGAAACGTTACTTACAAAAAATCTGAAGAAATCAGGGAAGCTGTACGACATGTCCCGCTGGACAGAATTCTCGTTGAGACAGATGCTCCCTATTTGGCCCCGCAAAAGAAAAGAGGCAGATTAAATTATCCCGGTTACATCGGATACACAATTGATTGCATTGCCGATATCTTCAACCTGGGTGCTGATGAAACAGCTCAACTCACAACACAGAATTTTCTCAATCTATTTCATTCACGCGAGGCGATAGATGGTAAATAA
- a CDS encoding cache domain-containing protein gives MKRILFSINLFSILIFIALYFFSSSIFENQDSAYVEKLMAQASDIPYSLAESTEKEIRLNGEEYRDTLKNDYLRIVDKMRYGNNNFFFILDGSGRMVHHPLYPELSWWNMNYETDQNGSFLFREIIAEAKRDGYFQRKTEWQSRYSKEIYEPQIIYGKYIWSWDWLICTIAYTNELESSLFNSGFLFIGFGILQILVNSIVILLNKKKLNPEK, from the coding sequence GTGAAACGTATATTATTCTCAATTAATCTGTTTTCTATTTTAATTTTCATAGCTTTATATTTTTTCTCTTCCAGTATCTTTGAAAATCAGGATTCAGCGTACGTTGAAAAGCTTATGGCTCAGGCTTCAGACATTCCCTACTCTCTTGCAGAATCAACGGAAAAGGAAATCAGACTGAATGGAGAAGAGTATCGGGATACTTTAAAAAATGACTATCTCAGGATAGTAGATAAAATGAGATACGGTAATAACAACTTTTTCTTCATTCTTGATGGATCCGGCAGAATGGTTCACCACCCACTTTATCCTGAATTATCATGGTGGAACATGAATTATGAAACCGATCAGAACGGATCTTTCCTTTTTAGAGAAATCATTGCTGAAGCAAAACGCGACGGTTATTTCCAAAGAAAAACAGAGTGGCAGTCCAGATACAGCAAAGAGATATATGAACCGCAAATAATCTATGGGAAATATATATGGTCCTGGGACTGGTTAATATGTACTATTGCCTATACAAATGAACTCGAAAGTTCGCTTTTTAACTCAGGTTTTCTGTTTATCGGCTTTGGTATCCTGCAAATTCTTGTGAATAGTATTGTAATTCTGTTAAATAAAAAAAAGCTAAATCCAGAGAAATAG
- a CDS encoding ABC transporter substrate-binding protein, which produces MKRSVLLLVIPLMVFVSCTKGYREYNSDSEFSDSVMKWAYIFDPSVFSWNERLRELQWFEYVSQDLKGITVLSTAENIETHYWESQFLSKAFEEITGIRVDHKIQPEGNLVRDIMDQIENNNYHYDIYVNDTDMIGTHLRMGSVVNLSAYMEREGWQFTDPYLDLDDFLNLSMGQDYNKNQLQLPDQQFANLYWFRYDWFTRKDIKQLFKDQYGYELGVPLNWSAYEDIAEFFNNTRIDGKRVYGHIDYGKPSPSLGWRFTDSWLAMAGVGDPGIPNGLPVDDWGIRVENYVPVGSTTGRGGATDSPAAIYALKKYLEWLNKYAPAEARQWEWSDAGTRASEGDVAQRIFQYTTWLSDPSFHRPSSPVTDIDGSPKWRLAPSPHGKYWDPGMKSGYQDCGSWTIPKGITGKKRAAAWLWAQFCVSKSVSLKKYLIGGTPVRFSTVNSAYITKRMESYGGLIEFYRSKAQKSWTSSSLNVPYYSSMSQLWWKNIAESIRGVSSPEETMSKIANEQDELMSRLQLPLFSPEIEHSLGEDYWLNQNGSPKPEITDEPLPQTVSYEKLLREWRNEL; this is translated from the coding sequence ATGAAACGGTCTGTTCTGCTTCTGGTTATTCCCTTAATGGTCTTTGTGTCCTGTACAAAAGGGTATAGGGAATACAATTCCGATTCAGAATTCAGTGATTCCGTAATGAAGTGGGCTTATATTTTCGATCCCTCAGTTTTCAGCTGGAATGAAAGATTGCGCGAACTTCAATGGTTTGAATATGTGTCTCAGGATTTGAAAGGTATTACCGTACTGTCCACTGCAGAAAACATCGAGACCCATTATTGGGAAAGCCAGTTTCTTTCGAAAGCCTTTGAGGAAATTACCGGCATAAGAGTTGATCACAAAATCCAACCGGAAGGAAACCTCGTCCGGGATATAATGGATCAAATAGAAAATAATAATTATCACTATGATATATATGTCAATGACACGGATATGATAGGCACTCACCTCAGAATGGGTTCAGTTGTAAATCTATCAGCTTATATGGAGAGAGAAGGATGGCAATTTACCGATCCTTATCTCGATTTAGATGACTTTCTCAATTTATCAATGGGACAGGATTATAATAAGAATCAATTGCAGCTACCGGATCAGCAGTTCGCTAACTTATATTGGTTCCGCTATGACTGGTTTACAAGAAAAGATATAAAACAACTCTTTAAAGACCAGTACGGGTATGAATTGGGCGTTCCATTAAACTGGTCTGCTTATGAAGATATTGCAGAATTCTTCAACAACACCCGGATAGATGGCAAAAGGGTTTACGGACATATCGACTATGGAAAACCATCGCCCTCTCTTGGTTGGAGATTTACTGATTCATGGCTAGCCATGGCCGGCGTTGGAGATCCGGGAATCCCCAACGGATTACCGGTTGATGATTGGGGCATTAGAGTTGAAAATTATGTCCCGGTTGGTTCAACTACAGGGAGAGGTGGTGCGACTGACAGTCCGGCCGCAATTTATGCCCTGAAAAAGTACCTGGAATGGCTCAACAAATATGCTCCGGCAGAAGCCCGGCAATGGGAATGGAGCGATGCGGGAACAAGAGCTTCAGAAGGAGATGTCGCCCAAAGGATTTTTCAATATACGACGTGGCTTTCCGATCCTTCTTTTCACAGACCATCAAGCCCGGTTACTGATATCGACGGCTCTCCCAAATGGAGATTAGCCCCTTCTCCGCATGGGAAATACTGGGATCCGGGAATGAAATCCGGGTACCAGGACTGCGGGAGCTGGACCATCCCCAAAGGAATTACCGGTAAAAAAAGAGCCGCAGCCTGGCTGTGGGCTCAATTCTGTGTATCTAAAAGTGTTTCTCTTAAAAAGTATTTAATTGGAGGAACACCGGTAAGATTTTCAACTGTCAATTCTGCCTATATTACAAAGAGGATGGAATCTTATGGAGGTTTAATTGAGTTTTATCGATCCAAGGCACAAAAATCATGGACATCCAGCAGCTTGAATGTACCCTATTATTCCAGTATGTCTCAATTGTGGTGGAAGAATATTGCCGAATCTATCAGGGGTGTATCATCGCCTGAAGAAACTATGTCAAAAATTGCAAATGAACAGGATGAACTTATGTCCCGGTTGCAACTACCGCTCTTTTCCCCGGAAATAGAACATAGTTTAGGTGAAGATTACTGGTTGAATCAAAATGGCTCTCCCAAGCCGGAAATAACAGATGAGCCGCTACCCCAAACGGTTTCCTATGAAAAACTATTGAGGGAATGGAGAAATGAACTGTGA